Proteins encoded by one window of Acidimicrobiales bacterium:
- a CDS encoding GNAT family N-acetyltransferase, with the protein MESARPAARSDVEHLVQLWRQALTELDGHRGGALLAGGLARPDLRSWLSGALADPERALVVGLIEGTPVGLASAFAERSGGGGLGVVDLIYVDPAARQVGVGEAMLSQVLSWCERLGLAGLDAPALPGSRSAKSFFEDNGFQARLLVMHRPVRPRGDGL; encoded by the coding sequence GTGGAGAGCGCCCGGCCCGCCGCCCGGTCCGACGTCGAGCACCTGGTCCAACTCTGGCGCCAAGCGCTGACCGAGCTCGACGGCCACCGCGGCGGCGCCCTGCTGGCCGGCGGGCTCGCCCGGCCCGACCTGCGAAGCTGGCTGTCCGGCGCGCTGGCCGACCCCGAGCGCGCCCTGGTGGTCGGACTGATCGAAGGCACCCCGGTCGGGCTGGCCTCGGCTTTCGCCGAGCGCTCCGGCGGGGGCGGACTGGGTGTAGTCGACCTGATCTACGTCGATCCCGCCGCCCGCCAGGTGGGTGTCGGCGAGGCGATGCTCTCCCAGGTCCTCTCGTGGTGCGAACGCCTCGGCCTCGCAGGCCTGGACGCCCCCGCACTTCCTGGCAGTCGTTCTGCCAAATCATTCTTCGAGGACAACGGCTTCCAGGCGCGGCTGCTGGTCATGCACCGCCCGGTCCGCCCCCGAGGAGACGGCCTTTGA
- a CDS encoding NUDIX domain-containing protein, producing MGAVATFDAQILMVRRGHGPAAGAWSVPGGRVELGETLAEAVVRELREETGLAGVCEGLVGWVERIGADGHYVIFDFAVTIVDDAEPVAGDDAAEARWVPLAELCDLELADGLAEFLHDHGILEAFS from the coding sequence GTGGGAGCCGTGGCGACCTTCGACGCGCAGATCCTCATGGTGAGACGCGGCCACGGCCCGGCGGCGGGGGCGTGGTCGGTGCCGGGCGGGCGGGTGGAGCTGGGGGAGACGCTCGCCGAGGCGGTCGTGCGCGAGCTTCGGGAGGAGACGGGCCTGGCGGGGGTCTGCGAGGGTCTCGTGGGCTGGGTGGAGCGCATAGGGGCCGACGGGCACTACGTGATCTTCGACTTCGCCGTCACCATCGTCGACGACGCCGAACCCGTCGCCGGGGACGACGCCGCCGAGGCGCGCTGGGTTCCCCTGGCCGAGCTGTGCGACCTAGAGCTGGCGGACGGGCTGGCCGAGTTCCTCCACGACCACGGGATCCTGGAGGCGTTCAGCTAG